The Puntigrus tetrazona isolate hp1 chromosome 3, ASM1883169v1, whole genome shotgun sequence nucleotide sequence CGGCCACCATGTGTAAAATAACATGGGTAGCTATAGCTATGTCTTGCAATTTGAGAAAGTTAGCACAATCCTGCAAATGTACCTTACTTTTTAACAGTATTACATAGAATATTGATTGTTACAACTGCTTTTAATACCTGCTTTGGTAACTCCAGAGCTGGTGGGGGCAGAGGAAAGCCTAATGCTATCAGATCTGTTGCTTAAAAGGACAAGTCATGCAATTACTGTTCATAACAGTCATTTTTGTGAACTATTCATAATCTTGGTGTCAAGGGGTGTCACCAAAGGTGTGGAGCCCAGCTTATGGAGATTCACCTTtcagcagagtttagctctagacttaattaaacacacctgatgcAGAAAATCAAGATCTCGAGGATCATTTGAACCTCCCCGAGAAGGGAGTgggagctaaactttgcaggaaaGAGAACCATTCTGGAACAGGATTTGACACCCCTGATCTTGTAAATGAATGCCTTTAAACTAAACCAATCTATTAAtatattgctctttttttttttttttttttttttttttttttttacagctgatTCAGAAAGAAGGATCAGACACCTTTGGAAATCTAGAAATGTGGAGCTGCATGGTTTACAATGAGACGGACGACAGCGTGGACCTCCGGCTCTGCCAGGACTTTGGACTCATTCTGTCCGTCTTCTCTCTGGTGTACCTCATCGTCTGCTTTCCAGTGGGGCTTTGCTACAATGCCCTGCTGGTGGTGGTCAACCTCTCCAACAAGGTCACCATGACTATGCCTGATGTCTACTTTGTGAACATAGCCATTGCTGGCCTGGTGCTAAACTTGGTGGCTCCAGTGGAGCTGCTGGGGCCCAGTTTTACACGCTGGCCAATGTGGGAGTACAACAATGAGCTCTACATTACCCTTCTCATTCTCTTCAACATCTCCTCTCTGGTCATCATGTACTCCACGACTTTGCTCAGTCTGGACTATTACATTGAGCGCGCTCTCCCGCGCACCTATATGTCCAGCGTTTACAACACCAAACATGTCTGCGGCTTCATCTGGGGCGGCGCCGTTCTCACCAGCTTCTCTTCTCTGCTCTTCTATGTATGCAACCACGTCTCCACCAAGATCATCGAGTGCTCCAAGATGCAGAACAAAGAGGCTGCTGATGCCATCATGATGTTCATCGGGTATGTGGTGCCAGCGGTGGCTGTGCTTTACGCATTCGTGCTGATCCTCCGCATCAGGAAGGAGTCCACCCCTTTGGACCAGGACTCTGGGAGGCTCGATCCATCCATCCACAGGTTGCTGCTGGCCTCTGTGTGCATGCAGTTTCTTTTATGGACTCCATACTACATGACCTTACTGGTGCACACAGTGGCGGGAGCTCCTGGGAGCCATTCTAACAAGCAGCACCTCACCACATACTTCTTCCTGAGATGTTTATCCGAGCTGCTCGCTTTCTGCAGCAGCTTCGCTATTCCCCTTATGTACAGGCAAATGAACAAGAACTTCTCCCATAAACTGCAGCGCCTTCTAAAGAGACTGCATTACGGGGACCAATCGTGTCCTCACGAACGCTCGACAGTACAGCAGGTGGTCACATGAGGGCATGTGTCCAGTCAGACCTGCTTCTCCCTTGCTGGCACTTACTCGAATCCACAGAAGTAGAGCCAGCACATAAACCTGGATATATATTGCGTGCTGAAAGGAAGTATTTTGCTCACCACAAGGAGTGGTATGTGTCTCTGTGAAATTGTGGAACCTCCGTAACACTTAACGACTTAACTTTATTTGTCCATCTATGTGGTGAATGGGCAACCAAGAAGAAACCACTAAGTGCTGTTTTTGTGTAAGCAATGTCTATTCTTTGGGTTCTTGGGCCTGGGGAAAATCTCAACCCATCTGATGGTCCTTTCGGTGGAGGGGGGAAATGTCTAACGTTTGTAATCTGTTACAGGATATGTGGCATAGCCTTCTAATGTGATGCTTTTAGACCAACCTATTCCCTTTTAGCTTAAGGCTACATTTCGCACCAGGCTTTCTGTGTTGTGATCCACAACAGCATAAGCTCTTCAGTCTGGATTGAGTTTTCTGGTCACACTTTCCATAAAAACCTCTCTGGTAGACGCTAGTAAACGCAATATAATTACCTCAATTTCACACACCAACGGGCATTACATTGGAACGGTCTAACCAACTTTTACAGCACTCAGAAATAACTCAATGCGACTGATATCAGGGAGCGGGaaagattgtgtgtgtggttgtgtgcTGGtggttgtgagtgtgtgttctcGAGTGCTTGCTGCTAAAGATATGTGCATCATAACTGCACAGCTGCTCAgccatattaaaatgtgtatagcTTATTAAGAGGAAGCTATAGAATGATCTACCGGACAATGGATCACGGTTTTAAGGTCAACTGGTTAGAGATTTAATCTTCATTCAATACCTTTTCAATCATTAGTCTGTTACTACTGTAATTGTTATCCATGCACCATGAGGTCGTGGGTAACAATTAATGTTTTGAGATGTGAATCTAGGTTGCACAAGTCCTTTTAATATGATCAAACATATTTGGTTTCACTTAACAGCCCTATGCAATAGATTATTTGGTAAAACTGCTCAAATTTATAAAGGACACAGTTGATTTCTGAAAGTATTGGGTCGGACTTCAGTGCTTCTAAGAGATGAATCTCATTGGGATAACGTTTCCTTTCTAATGTGCATATCCAAAAGAGATACGAGTTCTTATTGAGATTAgttgcatgattttattgtatgcatatatagagagatatgCATCAAAGCTCTCAGTCTGAGAGAAAATTATAGACATTTCCAGAAAGTAATACTCAGAGGCAGGATGAGAAATAGTACAGTTTAAGCTATTAAAATGGTTTGTTgttatcaaaaatgtctttactcTTGTTTTTCTCAAGTCAGTGGATGCAAAATTTGTATGTTTTGGAAAGAAAGCACTGTATGTAAATGGAGGAGTGAAAAGGTGTCATTTCAATCCACTTATGTATGCAAGGGAAAGAATGTATTTAAAGTCATGAAGGGGATTTAAAATCAGTTAACCCTCAATCATAAATGATGAAGCGGCATCAAATCGCAATGTTATAGCTGTTGTTAGTGTGCTAATGCCAGTATGTATCATATTaagaatgtgtatatattgtacTTCAGAGATTTACTGGAAAAAACAGACATGCCATTTTAGATTGCAGTATTATTTTCTCAGAGATTTATTTAGATACTAAAGTGTCAGTCATCCTCTGTCCCATACTGAGTCAAAGACTTGTTCAATAAACTAACATGAATATAATCCTGCTTGGCTCTTCATTGATTCCCCACATCTAAGAAcgtcacagctttccaaatgaCAAACGATGAAGCTTGTTTTGGTTTGCATCAACAAAACAGGTATGGATGACTATTCACTCATTCataccaaagaaaataaaataaatttagtttaTGCCACAGATGCCAAAACGTATTTTTCTTGCCTGGCGCGGGCCTCAGAATAGTGCCAGGCCCCAGGAGCACAAACcacactgaaatgttttttggcaGAAGCAGTTTGTTTAGTTGCCCATCTGCAGAGGAGCAACAACCACAGACATTAGTACTTTCAAAGGCATATTATGCTTGTTCTTCAGCTGacaaattccaaaaaaaaaaacattttgtaaaataatgaacgCTTTCAATAAGAGGGTGAGTTTGGCTAAATTCAAGTGATATGCAGTGTAAACTGCATTGCAAAAGTAATGACTGTTACCTTTTATAGGTTTTCCAAAAATTTCCAGCTGCCTTTAGTTCAAGAAGAGTCATTGTTATTTGGCTggtcacacattttttttttacatctagCTGACTGGGATAgaagaaagcattttaatatcgAAAAGgcctttattttattgctgttatGTGCGAAGGTCAAACATTTGTTGTTTGCAGTTTAAACAGGAATACGCACTTCCAAACCTCCTAAATGTTTGTAGAGTAAATTGTAAAGAGACTTTATCCAATGTTGACTATTTCAAATAACCTTTAGAGAATGAGCTTAGCATAGCTGACCTAAGACGCTGCAGTGTTGACGCTCGCAGAATAAGAACTCACCTGGGTTTTGTTATATACCGGCTCACAGTGGGGGCACCTCCAGTCAACAGAGTCAGcggtatgtgagtgtgtgtgtgtgtgtgtgtgtacgtctGGAATCAAGTGAGCTGGGTCAGAGTGGGAGTAGACCGAGGGGCCCTGTTTAGGCCGCAGCACTGTGTGCAGTCTCTCCGAAGTGCCTGTGGCGTCCCCAAACCAAGCCACAAAACCCCTGTGAAAGAAGAACATTCTAGACATTCTGAGAATTGTTTTGGCTTCTGAACACCCCCAGCACAACATATCCGCCTGTCACAACACAAGAGCAACATTGTCTAATATAGAACAACGGATCCAGGGTCAGTATGAGAATGTTAGATAAGGAACCAACCAGTACACATTTAACAATTCCATGTTGTTTGGCAAAACACTCCAAAGGTTTGTCTATttcttaaactattttttttagttatatgAAAGTCTCATAATACATGAAAATGGTTTACCATACCttcactattttattttcaatgtattatttattcaaaattttagaccacacacacatatatgtaatagtttcatatttcatatactaaagaacctatatatatatctcaatggTAACTATCCAATCAAAGAGtgaaataattcttaaaatatttgtttgcagCTGTAGTTTTGtcaagtaaataatattttatggtatttaattgtgtatttagAATACATGAAATGCTatgtatacaatttttttagcaaaatgtttcaaataaattttctACTATGATTTCCAACAGTAAgcctatatactatatatactgatatatagTGACACAATGTCATTTGCAGACTTGTGAATTCATTTTTGTCCATTGAGATATGCCTGAACTATGCCTGAAAGTCATTACATTTAAAGAGAGTTTATTTTCTAAGAGTCCACAGGGTTCACAGCTATTTTCATAGCTAAAGAAACCCCAATAATGTCTGGTGACAAGCTTTAGAGacatatattttgtgtttctaGTCATTTTAGTTTCAATAGATCCGTCAGTCAAACTGTTTTTGACTGGCCACATTTGTAATTACTTTAGAGGGAATGAAATTTGAGCTTAACCAAATGGAGGCACCACTGCATTAAGGACAACCCTTTAATCTACTTTGAAGAGGACCCTTCATAATCATGTCACTGCCTCTGCAAGCCTTCTCCTCACATATGCATGTTCAAACTCTTGTTTTTGCCAAAGCATGCAGAAATTGCTTTGTTCACGCAACCTAAACAAAACGCAGATTTGCTGGGTCTGCTAAATCCAGAACTGTCAAAGCACAGATCTGCTCAGctgttctttgtttttacatCTGTGTAGAATTAGCTACATGTgggctaaataaaataatagatgcCATGGATGCCTTTCTCCATTAATAATTCAAGAAGGGCAAATCAGAACTGTTTCCTCACAAGCGCAAGCCGCGATCAATACGCTTTCCCTTTTTGCAACAGTGCTTGGATATACAATGCTTGGATATTCACCTCACCTCACACATCTCTCTGGGATACTtgactctgattggtcagtcagTGGTCAGATATTTACTTATATTCACATTCATAGCAATTATACTTCCACTGACTTTACATCTCACCATTAACTCACACTTTCACGATTCATGTAAATGCAATCAGTCTCGGTTTATTGATTGTAGTCAAAAGGACTTCCTATGATTGCAGTGCTTGTATTGCTGAAGCTAATATTGTTTAGCTTGTGTCTAGActatttgttttgcatattgTAATTGACCATAGATTTTTCTTAActcaaatgttacattttcacatatttattatatgagtAACCATGTTATAAAGACAATTGCAGTTTCTTTCTCAACTTTTAATTCCTGGTTAACTGtacattatttaatgcatactCTTTCTAATTACTCAGCAGGACGTGCTTTCTAGAAACAGGTGGATGAGGCGACCTCCCCCACTAACTTACTGAAGTTTTACCCAGAAATCCACACCTGCATTAACGTTCGACATCCTGTTGGTATGTCACACCTAAAGAGATGGCGAGCAACCACAACTGTATTGTTCTTTTTAGTGATGCTGAAACGCTCTGTTTATTCTCTTAATGGCCTCGAAAAATGACTTCACAATTTCCTTAATCTGAAAAATCCATCGGCAAACAGGCGAGAGGTTTGCAAAACAGGTTTTAAATCCCACGTATTGAGTAACACATCTCGAATAATGTTCTAACTCAAGACATGAGCTCAATTTACCCCTAAGAAGCCGGGGTCTCTAATGTTCTCTGGTCTTGTTTCAAAGTAAACTTGGGTTGAGCttaaaaagtaattgttttgCAGACCCCAGCTTAAATCGGCCACACTAGACCACCAAGGTTGCACATTTGGTTTGTCTCTTAAAGTTTTTGCTGTTTGAATTGGCTTTCGCCCAGATTTCTCACAAAAATTAGGACAGCAAAATGTCTTTTAGAAGTTCAGGGTCGCACCAGGCAATCCAAAGCATTTAGTTGATCcacaatgaaaacattatttatatatatgaaaatacaatCATGGCTCGactaaaagtaaacatttatgGATTGACCTGATTTAAAACTGACAAAAGGCTAAAGTTTGACCCCTTTTATATTTGTATGACATTATAAAAATGGGTCAGGAGCTTTGTATTTACATGTCTGGTTTACCCAACCCACCTCTATTCTAACCCCGATAAGCGTGGGGAAATGGGATGGGGCAATTCAGTCATGAGACCCAGATTTACCACTCTTTAGATAATGTTATCATTTTTCCACCAGAAATATCTATGATTGGCACATCAAATGCCTTAGGCGATTACACGCGCCCTTCCTCCTTTTGCACCACCGGAATGATCTGGCACGAACTGAATGCTTTGATAAATCAGACCCGATGTGGAAAGACAGTCCAGCTTTGCTGGAGAGGCCCAGACTACAGCAGATGGCTGAAACCCAATCCTCTACACTCCTGCCAGACTGGTTCGGTATTTTTCCTCTTTGCAAATGTACCAGAGATTTGGAaatacaacaacagcaaaatcCTGGTGTCAGCAGAACATCTGAGAATTGGACCATGGGAACCGCACAGGGGAGAGTGCCCAGGTTGGCTGTGTTTGACACTGTGGTTGTGTGGGTTGGAAGGCAGGGAGAGCGTGTCTTTTTAAGTGAGAATGTCCCTTGTGTCTTTCTGCTCGCGGAGACAAGTGTGTCTCCACCAGACCACAGGCATGGAGCTCTACAAGACATCATTCTGACACGCTTTCTTGCTGTTAAGCAGAGTTTCCAAAAACACTTTGACATACTGAAGATATTTAATGTTTGCTCTCATAGCTCAATTTATGGGTCAATAAATCACaaactaaatgtttatatgtttcatAATTTTCCAGTCATTCAACCATTGCCTAACAGACATTTCAGATGTAGCTCTAGTATTGCTCTCATGTTGGGTGAACCAATTTCTCCTATATGAGCATCAATGAAGTAACCAGTGGGTTAAAActcttttaaaattaatgaataattaaatacacataaatacaattttgtgaGGCCATATGCTCTTCTTCCACTGCAATCTCAAAATAGGATGGAAAACATTATCATTGGGTTTTATACAAATGTGTGGAGTTCTAGCAGCTTCAGTGCTgctattaaagaaaaaaagtgcaaaaccAAACACCAGGACTAgtcatttttaagcttttaatgggaatagaatagaatagaataatttagtgctgtcaaactattcatcttgattaatcacattcaacaTAAGTTTTTGTTCGCattatatgtgtactgtgtatgtttattatttatatataaatacacatgcatacagtatgtattttgaaaatatttacacgtatatacatttatatatttatgttcttatattttatattatattcaaaatatgcttaatatataaacataacatttttctggaatgtttttttattttactagtGGTCAGATTATTACATTCCACATTTGACACATTTTATCACTCAGGCCAGTTGGTTTGCATCACATTTTGTTGGACAGCGAGtcattaaatttttaaagtaaagtgtTCAAAATGAAAGGCTGATAGTACTGTGTTCCCAAAAGCAAAAGGcccaaagtaaaataaagaagaagaagcaagaagaagaagaaaaagaagaaaataaatgtgtcagCATAAACCACAGCTTTCAAACGAACAAAGTGGAAGAGGTCACAAAAGAGGTGTTTACTTGTCACCCATATCCCAGGGGTGTTGTGGTCGGGCGAGGCAGCAGGGTGTCAGGCAGAGTGTTTTGCTGCTTGTTATTGAGGAGACAGCTGAAGCATAATGCTCTGCTCACCCCTCTCCTCGGTTCCCACAGGTGCAGGACTCTGTCACAACAATCTCTGCACCGACTCGTTCAAGGCCACTGACCTCTAGCATGCCTGCCTTTGAGAAAGCTGCTGCTCTCTTGTCTTGACCACTGAAAATAACATCTGAACAAACCATTCAACAAAGCATTTCAATGTCTGCTATGATGTTGTCTCCACATTTCCAGGGAATTTCGTTCCATTCACTTATAAAggaatttgttattatttaaaaaaagaaaaaaaagggctcttggttttttttttggtggagaCATTATTTCCATAATTTACACTTTAACTCCACCCTGTGTTCAAAACGAATATTGCAGCTTTCTGTTAAAAGGccatttaaaaacgtttttttcccAGTTTTATCCACAGAAGAACTACAGATAGGCAAGGGGTACACTGATCATTTTCCATTGAGCACTTATGTGCTGACGCTCATTTCCTGACTTAACTCAgacacaacattttaaaaagatcacTATAGACATAATTCACTGCAGAATCATGAAACCCCCTGCGCTCTGGATCTAGTCAATGTCATCCTGCAGCTGAAGCTGCCTCACACTAGACAGAGCTTTGTAGGCATTTTGACACATTGCTTTAATCTTCATGTTAGCCATGTTTCCTGTGTTGTGAATTGGTTTAGTTCTGGAGCTGGATCTCATCACACTGTCTAGGCTGCGCTCACAATCTATCATATCGGTGCATGCTGATTGCACAGCCCGAATGTTTGGGTGATTACATACAAAGAAAAATAGGCTAcacaatcttttattttgtggatttaattaatcacaattgCATGGATGAACTGAtcattatttttgatgaattattaGAGGCGTTCGTATTTAGTGACTGCGAGCTAAATTTTAGGCCAGTAAGTGGCGACAAGTGTTTTCACGAGCGAGTTATTAAACGATTTACAGTTTGATTCTCAGAGGATTCATTCAGGAAACACACCGATTGTTTGTCTGCTCAGAGACACGGTTATTGATTTTGCATTGAATTTGTTTTGGAGCCCTTATAGGCTACTTCGTAAGCCGTATTAGTTGCTTTGTTCAGTTTTATATAAGCAAAATCACCccgctgtaaaataaaaaaatcaggtttttgAAAAGTTCAACCAAAGTCGAGTCACTCGTCATCTTTGAAATGCCTTAGTTTAATTTTATCTAGGACTGGGTGATAAtttgataatgataattatcATGATACGATATGCCTCGATAAAACAATATGAAGAGACTACGCCAAAAGCGGAAGGAAACAGGGACTCGTTTGAACCGTGAATTTAGAGCAAATTCACTGAAGTGGTGcgtaaataaatttttttttgataattatacattttgactgatataaaattttttgatgttttttttttgcccatatcgcccagccctaaaccaaacaaaaatacTTACAAAATACCTTACTTTACACTCAAGTGTCTGTTCAAAACATAACCAAATTCTCCCACCTTTTCAAATTTAGGCATCTGAACAAACTATTTTACATCGAACAATACCGCAcaagttcccagcatgcaccgcagcttaaaaacattttatgttaattattattaaaatattctcatTGATTTACATTTCCCTGGCTTAATTTATGCCGCTGCTGTTGTCACTGTCAGTCAGCTGTCATGTGGATCAGAGTTCATATTTTTCACTAATATTTGTTGATCGTGTGCTGAGGTAGCCTATATGTGCATATCAATATGTTTGTCTATCCCCGTAAATTGTGCCTTTAGTTTTAAGAGACAGTTACTACCCATGTATTAGGTTTGAAAGTAAACATAATTCTAAAAGAAAGTGGACTCAATAGGcttatattcattaaattgcATCACATTTTGTTGGACAGTGAGTCATtgatttttaaagtaaagtgttcatttaatttcattaaatgacatttttaaggtCAAGCCACACTGAACTTAAGTGTGATAGATTGtgatagatttatttatttaaattgtcaCCTTTTTTGGCATTTGGCCTTCAGTGTGGCATTTGTGCAGTGTTACTGTTTACTGCAGCTTCATATTCCTCTCCCACACTTGAACCTGCACAATGCCTTTTAAAGAAAGCTTCAtgtggaaagcatctgctgtgtACAGACATCTTATAGACATCTGCAAGGTGTAATTTTTGCatacattctaaatcataaacatcttaaagacattttCTAAACATCTATTCGACATTTGATTGGAAACATCCCATAGACATATTGCAGATGAGCAGACATGCTCAAGCAGTCAAGATGTACTAATTTACAAATCATGCACTACGGTTAAATTGTTTTGCGGTTATATCCTGAAAGGATCTGTGTGAAAATAAGTGTTAATTGATAATATCCCCATGCTATTATCACTTTGTGTGAACAGGGATGAAGGCTATTGTCCTTTTTCTGCCACCGGTGTTCATTTCAGCTGGGAACTGAAGTGAATTGTATGAAATTTTGGAGTTTACAAAAATGTAGGCAGAGGTACATTTGAGCTTCAAAACTTGAATTCCAAAGCGCCGCGTACGCAGCAAATCAGCTCTTATTTTGTTCCGATCTTGAATCCACGTCCCTTAACTTACCTTTGCTGTGTTGCTATGGTGATTCTTATAATTAAGACAGATCGGTTCAATCCGAGAATTACACAGCGCTCCTCTGGATTGTCATTCAGTCGCTTACTTCTGTGAGAAAATGGCTCTTGTGAACAGATGCGCGGTAATAAGTCCTTTCAACTATCACAGTTCATTGCGTTAGATCAAACATCTCCTTTCAGTCAATTGTAAGCGTACAGAACTATTGGTCAGTGTTTAGAACAAGAGAACCAATTGACAAGATTCATTTAGTGCTCTGTCTCTTCAACGCGAGGTGTATCAACTCATTTTATGTATCTTCAGAGCTCACAGTAGGACAGTGTTTTTAGAGAGAGCACAGTTCCTGGAACATCACGCCATGCTATTAACACGTAACTGTGAGAGGAAAGATCGTGACACTCGGTTCGCATTTAACACTAATACACACAGGTTGTAGAGCACCAAGCTTCCACCACATGTTGCCAgcaaacaaatgtaattaccTCCCTGCAGAGGGACACGGTCAGACATGTAAAGTGAGAAAAGCAGACTCATGCTGTCTGTAACTCATCAGTTGTTCCCGGCATTATAATTAATCAGTTCCCTCCAGATTGTTCTATGAGTCCCTGTGAAAATTGCATTGATAGAGAGTTTAATAGAGGGAGACTAACAACAGCCTCCCCATTTAAGAACAATACCTCTGGGAAAATGTTACTTGGAGCAGGTGGAGACCGTGGGACTGTGATTAAAAGTAGCACACATAAcagaactgttttattttttttaggactGAATTCTGTGAggaaattattgttatttgttatttggcCTAAAACGATCAAGATAAAAAGTAGCAAATTTAAAAATCACCATCAAATATCTGTAAATGTTGCTTTAgtttctgttctttaaaaacaattagtaattaaaatttaaaaaaccttAAACATGAgtgataatttaaaaagttgGTTTGGAAACGGACTAAAGCAAATAGTTCGTTTCCAGTATGTGTAGATTACTAAAAGTAAAAGtgaaattcattaattaataaaagccATATACTACATgctgccaaaaaagaaaattaataataaaaaaatgtat carries:
- the gpr146 gene encoding probable G-protein coupled receptor 146, whose amino-acid sequence is MWSCMVYNETDDSVDLRLCQDFGLILSVFSLVYLIVCFPVGLCYNALLVVVNLSNKVTMTMPDVYFVNIAIAGLVLNLVAPVELLGPSFTRWPMWEYNNELYITLLILFNISSLVIMYSTTLLSLDYYIERALPRTYMSSVYNTKHVCGFIWGGAVLTSFSSLLFYVCNHVSTKIIECSKMQNKEAADAIMMFIGYVVPAVAVLYAFVLILRIRKESTPLDQDSGRLDPSIHRLLLASVCMQFLLWTPYYMTLLVHTVAGAPGSHSNKQHLTTYFFLRCLSELLAFCSSFAIPLMYRQMNKNFSHKLQRLLKRLHYGDQSCPHERSTVQQVVT